In Microbacterium lushaniae, the following are encoded in one genomic region:
- a CDS encoding alpha-E domain-containing protein, which yields MLSRIAESLFWIGRYIERSDGTARILDVHLQLLLEDPWIDEDTACRSLLSVMGSFPLEDVDKVRRDDVLQRLAVDRMNPASIAYALTASRENARRAREIVSTELWETLNTTNSRMPRRLQTDKVHEFFAWVRERAALAVGIVDSSTSRDEAWQFFTLGRSIERADMTARLLATRSLTEVSGPSWTTILRSCGAYEAYLRTYRGMPSARNAAEFLLLDRLFPRSIIYSIQRAEECMSAIDPRADRVGHSNTVLRALGQIRNDLEYRPISDILGELPLHMQRVQKVTREASEAIRSRFFPTQAEPSWIGEIS from the coding sequence ATGCTGAGCCGCATCGCCGAATCCTTGTTCTGGATCGGGCGCTACATCGAGCGCAGCGACGGTACGGCGCGCATCCTCGACGTGCACCTCCAGCTGCTGCTGGAAGACCCGTGGATCGACGAGGACACCGCGTGCCGGTCGCTGCTGAGCGTCATGGGTTCGTTCCCGCTCGAGGACGTCGACAAGGTGCGCCGCGACGACGTCCTGCAGCGTCTGGCCGTTGACCGGATGAACCCCGCGAGCATCGCGTACGCCCTCACCGCCTCCCGCGAGAACGCCCGCCGCGCGCGCGAGATCGTCTCCACCGAACTGTGGGAGACCCTCAACACCACCAACTCGCGGATGCCGCGGCGACTGCAGACCGACAAGGTGCACGAATTCTTCGCCTGGGTGCGCGAGCGTGCGGCCCTCGCGGTCGGGATCGTCGACTCCTCCACCAGCCGCGACGAGGCGTGGCAGTTCTTCACCCTCGGGCGCAGCATCGAACGGGCCGACATGACCGCGCGCCTGCTGGCCACCCGTTCGCTGACGGAGGTGTCGGGGCCGTCGTGGACGACGATCCTGCGCTCGTGCGGCGCATACGAGGCCTACCTGCGCACCTACCGCGGCATGCCCAGCGCCCGCAACGCGGCGGAGTTCCTGCTGCTGGACCGCCTGTTCCCGCGCTCGATCATCTACTCGATCCAGCGCGCGGAGGAGTGCATGAGCGCGATCGACCCGCGCGCCGACCGCGTCGGCCACTCCAACACCGTGCTGCGTGCACTGGGCCAGATCCGCAACGACCTGGAGTACCGGCCGATCAGCGACATCCTCGGCGAGCTGCCGCTGCACATGCAGCGCGTGCAGAAGGTGACGCGCGAAGCATCCGAGGCCATCCGCTCGCGGTTCTTCCCGACGCAGGCCGAGCCCAGCTGGATCGGGGAGATCTCGTGA
- a CDS encoding IclR family transcriptional regulator domain-containing protein, translating into MSEERSRDRIQSIERAVQVLRAFNRREGPLSVAEISARVGLARPVVRRILLTFAHLGYTESTNGSWSLTPRILELGSGYFTASSLPEISYTYMTEVVERTGETCSIGVLDGLEVIHVARVEDRRPLPDSVRVGNRLPAHATAIGKVLLAQLTEPELTVLLASTALETYTPRTVADPDRLRERLELVRERGFDVSLEELNPGQVAVAVPILAGGQAIGAIAASSTTVRETEQSLTETVMPVLRTAADEIARAYRNANPQVFRADR; encoded by the coding sequence ATGTCGGAGGAGCGGTCGCGCGACAGGATCCAGAGCATCGAGCGAGCCGTCCAGGTGCTGCGGGCGTTCAATCGCCGGGAGGGGCCGCTGAGCGTGGCCGAGATCTCGGCGCGGGTGGGTCTTGCCCGCCCCGTGGTCCGTCGCATCCTGCTGACCTTCGCCCACCTCGGCTACACCGAGTCCACGAACGGGTCATGGAGCCTGACGCCGCGCATCCTGGAGCTCGGCTCGGGATACTTCACCGCGTCGTCGCTGCCGGAGATCTCGTACACCTACATGACGGAGGTCGTCGAGCGCACCGGTGAGACGTGCAGCATCGGCGTACTGGACGGACTCGAGGTCATCCACGTCGCCCGTGTCGAGGACCGTCGGCCGCTGCCGGACTCGGTGCGGGTGGGCAACCGTCTGCCCGCTCACGCCACCGCGATCGGCAAGGTGCTGCTGGCCCAGTTGACCGAGCCGGAACTCACCGTCCTGCTCGCCTCGACGGCCCTGGAGACCTACACCCCACGCACCGTCGCCGATCCCGACCGGTTGCGGGAGCGGCTGGAGCTCGTGCGCGAACGCGGGTTCGACGTGTCCCTGGAAGAGCTGAATCCGGGCCAGGTCGCCGTCGCCGTGCCGATCCTCGCGGGTGGGCAGGCGATCGGTGCGATCGCAGCGTCGTCGACCACGGTGCGCGAGACCGAGCAGAGCCTGACGGAGACCGTCATGCCGGTGCTGCGCACCGCAGCCGACGAGATCGCCCGGGCCTACCGCAACGCGAACCCGCAGGTTTTCCGCGCCGACCGGTGA
- a CDS encoding transglutaminase family protein: MKRLRIEHSTGFAYQGDVSASYNEARMLPTSTDSQFVLSSGLEIEPSTTVNSYVDYFGTRVSAFDVLSPHSDLTITARSLVEVRPRPLPHIDITWDALAAEAARSIGTVEQLVQTARTRPHPEVAEIARAIAAQHDHPGTAARAIAEAIGDAVEYMHGVTGVHSTASEAWEARKGVCQDLAHVTLGALREVGIPARYVSGYLHPRPSAEVGVAVTGESHAWVEWFAGDWQGFDPTNNIEIGDRHVLVGRGRDYNDVPPLRGVYAGPFKSQLRVKVTITREA; encoded by the coding sequence GTGAAACGCCTCCGCATCGAGCACTCGACCGGCTTCGCCTACCAGGGCGACGTCTCGGCGTCGTACAACGAAGCGCGGATGCTGCCGACCTCCACCGACAGCCAGTTCGTGCTCAGCTCGGGCCTGGAGATCGAGCCGTCCACCACGGTGAACTCCTACGTGGACTACTTCGGCACGCGCGTCAGCGCCTTCGACGTGCTCTCCCCGCATTCGGACCTCACCATCACGGCGCGCTCGCTCGTGGAGGTGCGTCCCCGGCCGCTGCCGCACATCGACATCACGTGGGACGCGCTCGCGGCGGAGGCGGCCCGCTCGATCGGCACGGTCGAACAGCTCGTGCAGACCGCTCGGACCCGACCGCACCCCGAGGTCGCCGAGATCGCGCGGGCCATCGCCGCGCAGCACGATCATCCCGGAACGGCGGCGCGCGCGATCGCCGAGGCCATCGGCGACGCCGTCGAGTACATGCACGGCGTCACGGGCGTGCACTCGACCGCGTCGGAGGCGTGGGAGGCGCGCAAGGGCGTGTGCCAGGACCTCGCGCACGTCACCCTCGGGGCGCTGCGGGAGGTCGGCATCCCGGCCCGGTACGTCTCGGGCTACCTGCACCCGCGCCCCAGCGCCGAGGTGGGCGTCGCGGTGACGGGCGAGTCGCACGCGTGGGTGGAGTGGTTCGCCGGCGACTGGCAGGGCTTCGACCCCACCAACAACATCGAGATCGGCGACCGGCACGTCCTGGTGGGGCGCGGCCGCGACTACAACGACGTGCCGCCGCTGCGCGGCGTCTACGCCGGGCCGTTCAAGTCGCAGCTGCGGGTGAAGGTCACGATCACGCGCGAGGCGTGA
- a CDS encoding dihydroxy-acid dehydratase: MPTLRSNLPPTSALGIARRAQWRSLGIATADLTKPKVAIVNTSSELAACYAHLDDIADALKGHLRELGVLPFEIRTTAPSDFVTSAGRAGRYILPSRDLIVNDIEAAVEGAKLDAMICLSSCDKTTPAHLMAAGRLNIPTVVVACGYQHSGLAEGREADVEEVFLLAAMAAVTGEPTDDLEELADDAILGPGVCAGLATANSMHIVAEALGMAVTGSAPVRANSERMWQSVRRSAEALVGLIERDLRPREIITDASVRNAVRAMLAVGGSINTIKHLQAIAVESGLDIDVWEEFRTLGRSTPLLASVRPNGPWLTEQFEDAGGGATVLRELLPLLDGSSLTVEGSTLAHSLAAARPADGEIIRTVEDPFGTDPAIAVLRGSLAPSGAVAKRPVPDSGPRRFTGPARIFTSREDAIAAISDGRLRPGDVAVIRGIGVSGAPGMGLTSAFIFALHARGLAHSVALVTDGQFSGLVNQGMTVGEVSPEAATAGAPLGLVQDDDLIDIDLADGRLDLLVDPAELAARPPYVPLPDRDSGGGMLDQYEQLVQPLGCGAVLCARPNGPCQPAAEVAASTPEHTEHA; encoded by the coding sequence ATGCCCACGCTCCGCAGCAACCTGCCCCCCACTTCCGCCCTCGGCATCGCGCGCCGCGCGCAGTGGCGCTCACTCGGGATCGCCACGGCAGACCTCACCAAGCCCAAGGTCGCGATCGTCAACACGTCCTCCGAGCTGGCCGCCTGCTACGCCCACTTGGATGACATCGCCGACGCGCTCAAGGGGCACCTGCGCGAACTCGGGGTGCTGCCGTTCGAGATCCGCACGACCGCCCCGAGCGATTTCGTCACGAGCGCCGGGCGAGCGGGACGCTACATCCTGCCCAGCCGCGACCTCATCGTGAACGACATCGAAGCCGCCGTGGAAGGCGCCAAGCTCGACGCGATGATCTGCCTGTCGTCCTGCGACAAGACCACCCCGGCGCACCTCATGGCCGCCGGACGGTTGAACATCCCCACCGTCGTGGTCGCGTGCGGCTACCAGCACAGCGGACTGGCCGAGGGGCGCGAGGCCGACGTCGAGGAGGTCTTCCTCCTCGCGGCGATGGCGGCGGTCACCGGCGAGCCCACCGACGACCTGGAGGAGCTCGCCGACGATGCCATCCTGGGTCCGGGCGTGTGCGCAGGGCTGGCCACGGCGAACTCCATGCACATCGTCGCCGAGGCACTGGGGATGGCGGTCACGGGCTCTGCCCCGGTACGGGCCAACAGCGAACGCATGTGGCAGTCGGTGCGGCGCAGCGCGGAGGCCCTGGTCGGCCTGATCGAGCGGGATCTGCGCCCCCGCGAGATCATCACCGACGCGTCGGTGCGCAATGCCGTGCGCGCGATGCTCGCGGTGGGCGGGTCGATCAACACCATCAAGCACCTGCAGGCCATCGCCGTCGAAAGCGGCCTGGACATCGACGTGTGGGAGGAGTTCCGCACCCTGGGGCGCAGCACGCCGCTCCTGGCTTCGGTGCGTCCGAACGGCCCGTGGCTCACGGAGCAGTTCGAAGACGCCGGCGGCGGCGCCACGGTCCTGCGCGAGCTGCTCCCCTTGCTGGACGGCTCGAGCCTCACCGTCGAGGGCAGCACTCTCGCCCATTCCCTCGCCGCCGCCCGCCCCGCCGACGGCGAGATCATCCGCACCGTCGAGGATCCGTTCGGAACCGATCCCGCCATCGCGGTGCTGCGCGGATCGCTGGCCCCCAGTGGCGCGGTCGCCAAACGACCCGTCCCCGACTCGGGCCCGCGGCGGTTCACCGGGCCGGCGCGCATCTTCACCAGCCGCGAGGACGCCATCGCGGCGATCTCGGACGGGCGGCTGCGTCCCGGTGACGTCGCGGTGATCCGCGGCATCGGCGTCAGCGGCGCACCGGGGATGGGACTGACGAGCGCGTTCATCTTCGCCCTGCACGCACGCGGGCTCGCCCACTCGGTCGCGCTCGTCACCGACGGGCAGTTCAGCGGGCTCGTGAACCAGGGCATGACGGTCGGCGAGGTCTCCCCCGAGGCCGCCACTGCGGGCGCTCCACTGGGCCTCGTGCAGGATGACGACCTCATCGACATCGACCTGGCCGACGGCCGGCTCGACCTGCTGGTGGACCCCGCCGAACTCGCCGCGCGCCCGCCCTACGTCCCCCTCCCCGACCGCGACAGCGGCGGCGGGATGCTGGACCAGTACGAGCAGCTCGTGCAGCCCCTCGGCTGCGGCGCGGTGCTGTGCGCCCGCCCGAACGGCCCCTGTCAGCCCGCGGCGGAGGTCGCCGCATCCACCCCCGAGCACACGGAGCACGCATGA
- a CDS encoding FAD-dependent oxidoreductase, whose product MTDPTIALPASRVPVIGEYDVVVVGGGPAGLLAATAASRAGRSTLLIERYGFLGGAGTMGGLSTFCGLHARVYGEDRLVVHGFADELYDRLHALDGLNEPHLSVDDRIQAVAFDISAYKIAADELLLAGGAEVLFHAVAVDVVMSGDDTIDAVVIESKSGRAAVRGRFFIDGSGDADIAAWAGAPYERAEHLLYPSLMFRINGVDPERAGEAWKTIRRRMEEAEAAGTHRFPRKKPIVRPQRNPIEWRSNLTQLSNEDGSAIDGTDVRQLTRGEIQGRRQVKDTFAFIRENTPGFEDAYVVDIAPQIGIRETRRIVGEYQLTEQDVLGCADFDDTIGVNGWPVEAHVPGDVEFRFPPVDSRGYNQLPYRMLVPQVVRNLLVAGRCASMTQRGQSSGRVTGPCFAMGQAAGTAADLALSGDGTGSGVDVARLKERLEADGAFLGTRLPEGVTVPVA is encoded by the coding sequence ATGACCGATCCGACCATCGCCCTGCCCGCCAGCCGCGTCCCCGTGATCGGGGAGTACGACGTCGTCGTGGTCGGCGGCGGGCCCGCCGGCCTGCTCGCGGCCACGGCGGCGTCGCGCGCGGGACGGTCCACACTGCTCATCGAGCGATACGGCTTCCTCGGCGGCGCCGGGACGATGGGCGGGCTGAGCACCTTCTGCGGTCTGCACGCCCGCGTGTACGGCGAGGACCGGCTCGTGGTGCACGGGTTCGCGGACGAGCTGTACGACCGCCTCCACGCCCTCGACGGACTGAACGAGCCGCACCTGTCCGTCGACGACCGCATCCAGGCCGTCGCCTTCGACATCTCGGCGTACAAGATCGCCGCCGACGAACTGCTGCTGGCCGGCGGGGCGGAAGTGCTCTTCCACGCCGTCGCCGTCGACGTGGTGATGTCGGGCGACGACACGATCGACGCGGTCGTCATCGAATCGAAGTCCGGACGCGCTGCCGTGCGCGGGCGGTTCTTCATCGACGGGTCGGGAGACGCCGACATCGCCGCGTGGGCAGGCGCCCCCTACGAGCGGGCCGAGCACCTGCTCTACCCGTCGTTGATGTTCCGGATCAACGGCGTCGACCCGGAGCGCGCCGGCGAAGCGTGGAAGACGATCCGGCGGCGGATGGAGGAGGCAGAGGCCGCCGGCACCCACCGATTCCCCCGCAAGAAGCCGATCGTCCGGCCGCAGCGCAATCCGATCGAGTGGCGCTCGAACCTCACGCAGCTCAGCAACGAGGACGGCTCGGCCATCGACGGCACGGATGTGCGCCAGCTCACGCGGGGCGAGATCCAGGGCCGTCGTCAGGTCAAAGACACCTTCGCGTTCATCCGGGAGAACACCCCCGGGTTCGAGGATGCGTACGTCGTGGACATCGCCCCGCAGATCGGCATCCGCGAGACGCGTCGCATCGTCGGGGAGTACCAGCTCACCGAGCAGGACGTGCTCGGCTGCGCCGACTTCGACGACACGATCGGGGTCAACGGCTGGCCGGTCGAGGCGCATGTGCCCGGCGACGTCGAGTTCCGGTTCCCGCCGGTGGATTCGCGCGGCTACAACCAGCTCCCCTACCGGATGCTGGTGCCCCAGGTCGTACGCAATCTCCTCGTCGCCGGCCGGTGTGCGTCGATGACCCAGCGCGGGCAGTCCTCCGGACGAGTCACCGGCCCGTGCTTCGCCATGGGGCAGGCCGCCGGCACCGCCGCCGACCTCGCGCTGAGCGGTGACGGTACGGGCTCCGGCGTGGATGTGGCGCGACTGAAGGAGCGTCTGGAAGCCGACGGGGCGTTCCTCGGGACGCGCCTGCCGGAGGGTGTGACCGTTCCGGTGGCGTGA
- a CDS encoding Bcr/CflA family efflux MFS transporter — MSAARRTAPTTHSPPVLGAGLLTVLGLLMTVNPIASNIYLPGLAQMAADLGVTVAGAQFALTGFLLGVAVGQLVVGAMTDSLGRRRVLLLGLGLLTAASALVLLAPTLGVLILGRVLQGFGSSAAVVVTRAVVSDTARGAQAARAYSVLMGMLAAGPLFGPLLGTLLLPLGGWRATFAALLVMSVLYLVAAALAVPETLAVADRSPVRIGRLLSNYRRLAGDGGYVGNALAMAFGFAALVTHVSASSFVAQDVLRTDEWGFTFLYMAYALAVMAGSAVNAPLSGRFGARRMLVISQAIAIAAMAAMTVFALTGTLTVATFLATVIPACAAGSALLANATTLTLARAAFAAGSGAALMGFTQFTMGSLISPLGGVLGPATAAPMALTMLASFVLSAVAGALGVACGATPRCRPRCPKTGESPASGCFGPNPS; from the coding sequence GTGAGCGCAGCGCGGCGGACAGCCCCGACGACGCACTCGCCGCCCGTACTCGGGGCCGGCCTCCTCACCGTGCTGGGTCTGCTGATGACGGTCAATCCGATCGCCTCCAACATCTACCTGCCGGGGCTGGCGCAGATGGCGGCGGACCTCGGCGTGACGGTGGCCGGGGCGCAGTTCGCGCTCACCGGCTTCCTCCTCGGGGTGGCGGTCGGGCAGTTGGTGGTCGGCGCGATGACCGACAGTCTCGGTCGCCGTCGCGTGCTGCTGCTGGGCCTCGGGCTGCTCACCGCGGCCAGTGCACTCGTTCTGCTCGCTCCCACCCTCGGAGTGCTCATCCTCGGCCGCGTGCTGCAGGGGTTCGGCTCATCCGCCGCGGTGGTCGTCACGCGTGCCGTCGTCTCCGACACCGCGCGTGGGGCGCAGGCCGCGCGCGCGTACAGCGTCCTCATGGGCATGCTTGCCGCCGGCCCGCTCTTCGGCCCGCTGCTGGGGACGCTCCTTCTCCCGCTCGGCGGCTGGCGTGCCACCTTCGCCGCGCTGCTGGTGATGAGCGTGCTGTACCTCGTGGCCGCTGCCCTCGCCGTCCCGGAGACCCTCGCGGTGGCCGACCGGTCGCCGGTGCGGATCGGGCGACTGCTGAGCAATTACCGCCGGCTCGCGGGCGACGGCGGTTACGTCGGCAACGCGCTGGCCATGGCCTTCGGCTTCGCCGCCCTCGTGACCCACGTCAGCGCGTCGTCGTTCGTCGCGCAGGACGTGCTGCGCACCGACGAGTGGGGCTTCACGTTCCTGTACATGGCCTACGCGCTCGCGGTGATGGCCGGCAGCGCCGTGAACGCCCCGCTGTCGGGGCGGTTCGGTGCGCGCCGGATGCTGGTGATCAGCCAGGCGATCGCGATCGCAGCCATGGCGGCGATGACAGTCTTCGCCCTCACCGGGACGCTCACCGTCGCCACGTTCCTCGCCACGGTGATCCCCGCATGTGCGGCCGGATCCGCGCTCCTGGCCAACGCGACTACGCTGACCCTGGCACGCGCGGCCTTCGCCGCCGGCTCCGGTGCTGCCCTCATGGGGTTCACCCAGTTCACCATGGGCTCGCTCATCTCGCCCCTGGGCGGCGTGCTCGGCCCGGCCACCGCCGCCCCGATGGCGCTGACGATGCTGGCGTCGTTCGTGCTCAGCGCGGTCGCGGGCGCACTGGGGGTGGCGTGCGGAGCGACGCCGCGGTGCCGTCCCCGGTGCCCGAAAACAGGAGAATCGCCCGCATCAGGATGCTTCGGGCCGAATCCGTCCTGA